CACCTCAGTTTTACTGAACTCCATCAGTTCGCCCACACGGTTGGATCCCACCAGTTCCACACTAAAGAAAGCCGTCATATCGGAAACGCGGCTGGCCTGCTGCATGTTGTGGGTGACGATGATGATTGTGTACTCCTCCTCCAGTTCCTTCATCAGCTCTTCGATGCGGCGGGTGGAGATCGGATCCAAAGCGGAGCACGGCTCATCCATCAAAATCACATCCGGCTTTACCGCCAGAGCACGGGCAATACAGAGGCGTTGTTGTTGCCCGCCAGAGAGAGATTGACCACTTTCTTTCAGTTTGTCTTTCACTTCATCCCAAAGGGCAGCCCGCCGTAACGATGTTTCCACCACTTCGTCCAGATCCACCTTCATCCCCAGCACCCGCGGGCCATAGGCAACATTGTCATAAATGGATTTGGGGAAGGGATTGGGCTTTTGAAACACCATACCAATCCGCCGTCGCACCGAGACGGGATCCACATTCTTGGCATACAGATCCTTGCCGTGGTAAGTGAGCTTGCCCTCAA
The window above is part of the Thermostichus vulcanus str. 'Rupite' genome. Proteins encoded here:
- the pstB gene encoding phosphate ABC transporter ATP-binding protein PstB, whose product is MHTQSPNPTSYVFKTENLNVYYGSNLAVKNVNLDIPARQITAFIGPSGCGKSTVLRCFNRTNDLIPGARVEGKLTYHGKDLYAKNVDPVSVRRRIGMVFQKPNPFPKSIYDNVAYGPRVLGMKVDLDEVVETSLRRAALWDEVKDKLKESGQSLSGGQQQRLCIARALAVKPDVILMDEPCSALDPISTRRIEELMKELEEEYTIIIVTHNMQQASRVSDMTAFFSVELVGSNRVGELMEFSKTEVIFNNPVKEATKDYVEGRFG